A section of the Candidatus Uhrbacteria bacterium CG10_big_fil_rev_8_21_14_0_10_50_16 genome encodes:
- the ftsE gene encoding cell division ATP-binding protein FtsE, translated as MLYQLSYSGTGCYGEERAGEKRQELTSLCAILAAWIVAKGLKKIKGMIKLHNVSKAYDTEVHALHGVNLHIEPGEFVSIVGQSGTGKTTLLRLLIAEERPTHGKIVIGGWDISDISSAQVPFLRRQIGVVYQDFKLLPKKTAAENIAFALEVAGGARKRIKEVVPQVMRIVGLEGKERRYPHQMSGGEQQRVAIARALVHRPKVLVADEPTGNLDTITAHEIIDLLKKINDFGTTVVLVTHDKTIVNHLKGRVITLKDGTVVRDHVGNYTLA; from the coding sequence TTGCTCTACCAGCTGAGCTACAGTGGCACGGGTTGTTACGGAGAGGAACGCGCTGGGGAAAAGCGACAAGAGCTCACATCTCTCTGTGCTATACTGGCGGCATGGATTGTAGCCAAAGGGCTCAAAAAAATCAAGGGTATGATCAAACTTCACAATGTTTCTAAGGCGTATGATACAGAGGTCCATGCACTCCATGGGGTCAATTTGCATATCGAACCAGGGGAGTTTGTTTCAATCGTAGGTCAAAGTGGCACCGGAAAAACAACGCTTTTGCGGCTTTTGATTGCCGAAGAGCGTCCAACACATGGGAAAATTGTGATTGGTGGATGGGATATTTCTGATATTTCTTCTGCACAAGTACCGTTTTTACGACGGCAAATTGGTGTGGTCTACCAGGATTTTAAATTGCTGCCAAAAAAGACCGCGGCAGAGAATATTGCGTTTGCGTTGGAGGTGGCTGGAGGTGCGCGGAAACGGATCAAAGAAGTTGTTCCGCAGGTGATGCGCATTGTGGGGTTGGAGGGGAAAGAGCGTCGCTATCCGCACCAGATGTCTGGCGGTGAGCAGCAACGTGTGGCGATTGCACGTGCGTTAGTGCATCGACCAAAGGTACTTGTGGCCGACGAGCCCACAGGAAACCTGGATACCATTACCGCCCATGAGATTATTGATCTGTTAAAAAAGATAAACGATTTTGGGACGACGGTGGTGTTGGTGACGCATGATAAAACGATCGTGAACCACCTTAAAGGACGCGTGATTACGCTCAAAGACGGAACGGTGGTACGTGACCATGTTGGTAACTATACATTGGCATGA